A genome region from Lactobacillus sp. ESL0791 includes the following:
- a CDS encoding type II toxin-antitoxin system RelE/ParE family toxin — MCKILHIQDLGIETAIKRQWIKKLDNNLFEIRSKVGTNVQRAIYFHIENNHYIITHGFTKKSQRTPFKEIRHAKNLRSEWSKNYEK; from the coding sequence ATATGCAAAATATTACATATTCAAGATTTAGGAATTGAAACAGCAATAAAACGGCAGTGGATAAAAAAGTTAGATAATAATTTATTCGAAATTAGATCTAAGGTTGGTACAAATGTTCAAAGAGCGATTTATTTTCATATTGAAAATAATCACTATATTATTACGCACGGTTTTACAAAAAAATCTCAGCGTACTCCGTTTAAAGAAATTAGACATGCAAAAAATTTACGCAGTGAATGGAGCAAAAATTATGAAAAATAA
- a CDS encoding helix-turn-helix domain-containing protein: MRTINSAEKGNGNISIETFLKLAKALGKHVSLNFY; the protein is encoded by the coding sequence TTGCGAACAATTAATAGTGCAGAAAAAGGTAACGGAAATATTAGTATCGAAACTTTCTTGAAACTTGCAAAAGCTTTAGGAAAACATGTTAGTCTGAATTTTTATTAA
- the gltX gene encoding glutamate--tRNA ligase, which translates to MAKEKIRVRYAPSPTGYLHIGNARTALFNYLFARHNKGTLVLRIEDTDQKRNVEGGSQSQIDNLHWLGIDWDEGPDKGGAYGPYRQSERKDIYNKYIQQLLDEGKAYYSFKTEEELDEQREEQRAMGVAPHYIYEYEGMTADEIKQAQDKARAKGLIPVVRIHIPEMVTYSWDDIVKGHMSFESDTIGGDFVIQKRDGMPTYNFAVVVDDHLMKITHVLRGDDHVSNTPKQLSVYDALGWEPPKFGHMTLIINAETGKKLSKREHDESVLQFIEQYRDLGYLPEAMFNFITLLGWSPVGENEIFSQRELIKQFDPSRLSKSPAAFDRKKLEWINNQYIKKADRDTLLDLALNNLQEAGMVEKDPSPEKLEWVRQLVNIYSVQMSYTKQIVELAKIFFAAPKDLSEKEIEEIRKDEARPVIEEFKKQIDLIPRFTAPQIINAVQATRKETGIKGRRLFMPIRIATTRSMVGPGIGEAMELLGKERVIEHLDLTLKQMEANGL; encoded by the coding sequence TTGGCTAAAGAAAAAATTCGTGTAAGGTATGCGCCAAGTCCAACTGGCTACCTGCACATTGGTAATGCACGTACTGCACTTTTTAACTACTTATTTGCTCGTCATAACAAGGGCACACTTGTTTTAAGAATCGAGGATACCGACCAGAAGCGTAACGTTGAGGGCGGTTCGCAGTCGCAAATTGACAACCTGCATTGGCTGGGGATTGATTGGGACGAAGGCCCCGATAAGGGCGGCGCTTACGGCCCTTACCGTCAATCTGAGCGTAAAGATATTTATAATAAGTACATCCAGCAATTGCTTGATGAAGGCAAGGCTTACTATTCCTTTAAAACCGAAGAGGAATTGGATGAGCAGCGCGAAGAGCAGCGTGCAATGGGCGTTGCGCCGCACTATATTTATGAATATGAGGGCATGACCGCTGATGAAATCAAACAGGCTCAAGATAAGGCTCGTGCGAAAGGTTTGATTCCGGTTGTCCGGATCCATATTCCAGAAATGGTAACTTATTCCTGGGACGATATCGTTAAGGGACACATGAGTTTTGAATCCGATACCATCGGTGGCGATTTTGTCATTCAAAAACGTGATGGCATGCCGACTTACAACTTTGCGGTTGTGGTTGATGATCACTTAATGAAGATCACTCATGTTTTACGTGGAGATGACCATGTGTCAAACACACCAAAGCAGCTTTCCGTTTATGATGCATTGGGCTGGGAGCCGCCGAAGTTTGGCCACATGACCCTGATTATCAATGCGGAAACCGGGAAAAAATTATCCAAGCGCGAGCATGACGAGTCTGTTTTGCAATTTATTGAGCAATACCGTGACCTCGGCTATTTGCCGGAGGCAATGTTTAACTTCATTACCTTGCTGGGTTGGTCACCGGTCGGTGAAAATGAGATTTTTAGCCAGCGTGAACTGATTAAGCAGTTTGATCCAAGCCGCTTATCCAAATCGCCGGCTGCGTTTGACCGCAAGAAGCTAGAATGGATTAACAACCAATATATTAAGAAGGCTGATCGCGATACCTTGCTGGATTTGGCTTTGAATAACCTGCAGGAAGCCGGTATGGTGGAAAAGGATCCAAGTCCAGAAAAACTGGAATGGGTTCGCCAACTGGTGAATATTTACTCTGTGCAAATGTCGTATACTAAGCAGATTGTTGAGTTAGCCAAGATTTTCTTTGCCGCACCAAAAGATTTGAGTGAAAAGGAAATTGAGGAAATCCGTAAGGATGAGGCAAGGCCGGTTATTGAGGAATTCAAGAAGCAAATTGATCTGATTCCGCGCTTCACGGCACCGCAAATTATAAATGCTGTTCAGGCAACGCGCAAAGAGACCGGGATTAAAGGCCGCCGCTTGTTTATGCCGATTCGGATTGCGACCACTAGATCAATGGTGGGCCCAGGAATTGGCGAAGCCATGGAGCTTTTAGGCAAAGAGCGGGTAATTGAGCACCTCGATTTGACCTTGAAGCAGATGGAAGCTAACGGATTGTAA
- the radA gene encoding DNA repair protein RadA: MARVKTKYKCRSCGYISASYLGRCPNCGAWNQFEKETEEVQVRSSKASPSRLIKKTGVNEPVKLDAVKAEKEARIKTKSEELNRVLGGGIVPGSLVLIGGDPGIGKSTLMLQIMSGLAQKFKVLYVSGEESANQIKLRADRLGLGTSDMLLYPETDMHDIRQQIDDLQPDFVVIDSIQTMNEPSLDSMTGSASQVREVTSELMKIAKMNAITIFVIGHVTKEGAIAGPKIMEHMVDTVLYFEGDEHHSYRILHSVKNRFGAANEIGMFEMVNEGLKEVTNPSAIFLDERLPKSTGSSVVVSLEGTRPLLAEIQALVTPTAFGYAKRTTSGIDYNRAALLLAVLEKRGNLMLQNQDVYLTATGGIRLNEPAVDLAVVMAIASSYRNKEIPATTCFVGEVGLTGEVRRVNQIQARIKEAAKTGFEHIYIPKHNMHPSLQNLGIDVIPVSSIPQALKLVFG; the protein is encoded by the coding sequence ATGGCACGGGTTAAAACTAAATACAAATGCCGCTCCTGCGGGTATATTTCGGCAAGCTACTTGGGGCGGTGCCCCAACTGTGGTGCATGGAACCAGTTTGAAAAGGAAACGGAAGAGGTTCAGGTGCGGTCGAGCAAGGCCAGTCCCAGCCGTTTGATTAAGAAGACGGGGGTTAATGAGCCGGTTAAGCTTGATGCAGTTAAGGCGGAAAAGGAAGCGCGGATCAAAACTAAATCGGAAGAATTAAATCGCGTGCTTGGCGGCGGCATCGTACCCGGCTCGCTGGTTTTAATTGGTGGTGACCCCGGAATCGGCAAGTCGACCTTAATGCTGCAGATTATGAGCGGCTTGGCGCAAAAATTTAAGGTGCTCTACGTTTCTGGAGAGGAATCTGCCAATCAGATCAAGCTGCGGGCCGACCGTCTGGGCTTGGGTACCAGCGATATGCTGCTCTATCCGGAAACGGACATGCACGATATCCGACAGCAGATTGATGACCTGCAGCCGGATTTTGTTGTGATTGATTCAATTCAGACCATGAATGAACCCAGTCTGGATTCGATGACCGGTTCCGCTTCCCAGGTGCGGGAAGTGACCAGTGAACTGATGAAAATTGCCAAGATGAATGCCATCACAATTTTTGTTATCGGGCACGTGACTAAGGAAGGCGCGATTGCCGGCCCAAAAATCATGGAGCACATGGTGGATACGGTTCTTTATTTTGAGGGGGATGAACACCATTCCTACCGGATTCTGCATTCGGTTAAAAACCGCTTCGGGGCCGCCAATGAAATTGGCATGTTTGAGATGGTCAATGAAGGATTGAAGGAAGTTACCAATCCGTCGGCAATTTTCCTTGATGAGCGCCTGCCGAAGTCAACCGGCTCGTCCGTTGTGGTTTCGCTTGAAGGAACGCGGCCGCTGCTGGCAGAAATTCAGGCGCTGGTGACACCGACGGCTTTTGGCTATGCCAAGCGGACAACCTCGGGCATTGACTATAACCGTGCGGCTTTGCTGCTGGCAGTGCTGGAAAAGCGCGGCAACCTGATGCTGCAGAATCAGGATGTTTATTTGACGGCTACGGGCGGTATTCGCTTGAATGAACCGGCAGTTGACTTAGCCGTCGTGATGGCAATTGCATCCAGTTACCGCAATAAAGAAATTCCCGCGACAACCTGCTTTGTTGGCGAAGTTGGCTTAACAGGCGAGGTTCGCCGGGTCAACCAAATACAGGCACGAATTAAGGAAGCGGCAAAAACCGGGTTTGAGCATATTTATATTCCTAAACATAATATGCACCCCAGCCTGCAGAATTTGGGGATTGATGTCATCCCCGTTTCCAGTATTCCCCAAGCATTAAAGTTAGTTTTCGGCTAG
- a CDS encoding dUTP diphosphatase: MAKTRGFEIVSKYQNQDLNLPQRQTLASAGYDLAAAEDIIIPSIWQLNFVRIFRMIRNGHQLYEKDYELAEQLLQPVLVPTGIKAYMPEDEVLILANRSSNVVKRHLNLPNGIGVIDSDYYNNENNEGAIFVAILNYGVRPMRIKKGDRIAQGIFVKYLKTDDDQAIGRKRVNGFGSTNR; the protein is encoded by the coding sequence ATGGCTAAAACACGTGGATTTGAAATAGTTTCTAAATATCAGAACCAGGACTTGAATTTGCCGCAGCGGCAAACACTTGCCAGTGCCGGCTACGATTTGGCGGCGGCAGAAGATATTATTATTCCCAGCATTTGGCAGTTGAATTTTGTGCGGATTTTTCGGATGATTAGAAATGGACACCAGCTATATGAAAAAGATTACGAATTGGCCGAGCAGCTGCTGCAGCCGGTTTTGGTGCCAACCGGAATTAAGGCCTACATGCCGGAAGATGAGGTGCTGATCTTGGCTAACCGCTCGTCAAATGTTGTCAAACGGCACCTAAATTTGCCTAACGGTATTGGTGTGATTGACAGCGATTATTACAATAACGAAAACAATGAGGGGGCAATTTTTGTTGCCATCCTTAATTATGGCGTGCGGCCGATGCGGATTAAAAAAGGTGACCGCATTGCCCAAGGAATTTTTGTTAAATATTTGAAAACCGATGATGACCAAGCCATTGGCCGCAAACGCGTCAATGGCTTTGGTTCGACTAACAGGTAA
- the tnpB gene encoding IS66 family insertion sequence element accessory protein TnpB: MASYCYKRYENGRLQWPSNQDAVRELSAKQLTGLLQGWSLEPIIHPYQLS, translated from the coding sequence ATGGCTTCCTACTGTTATAAGCGCTATGAGAATGGTCGTTTGCAATGGCCGAGCAATCAAGATGCTGTGCGGGAACTATCAGCTAAACAGTTAACTGGATTACTGCAGGGCTGGTCATTGGAACCGATTATTCATCCTTACCAATTGTCATAG
- the tnpB gene encoding IS66 family insertion sequence element accessory protein TnpB, whose protein sequence is MRAPSKGIDGLITVVQNQFKLDPYCSSLFLFCGTRKDRFKGLLWENDGFLLL, encoded by the coding sequence ATGCGTGCGCCCAGCAAGGGAATTGATGGACTAATTACGGTTGTCCAGAATCAATTTAAACTGGATCCTTATTGTAGTAGCTTATTTTTGTTTTGCGGCACGCGTAAAGATCGCTTTAAAGGCTTACTATGGGAAAATGATGGCTTCCTACTGTTATAA